A genomic region of Mitsuaria sp. 7 contains the following coding sequences:
- the apbC gene encoding iron-sulfur cluster carrier protein ApbC, giving the protein MSQIQETTLLQALQQVVDPNTGRDFVSTKQLRQLKVQGDAVSFEIELGYPAASQIDALRAALVEAARSVPGVGNVSVGVTTKITAHAVQRGVQLLPGVKNIIAVASGKGGVGKSTTAANLALALSAEGATVGLLDADIYGPSLPLMLGISGRPESTDGQTMEPLESHGLQLMSIGFLVEDDQAMVWRGPMATQALEQLLRQTRWRDLDYLVIDMPPGTGDIQLTLSQRVPVSGSVIVTTPQDIALIDAKKGLKMFEKVGVPILGIVENMAIHICSHCGHAEHIFGSGGGQRMADQYSQELLGSLPLALSIREQADSGKPTVVAEPDGVHAQAYKQIARKIAVKLAGQAKDYSSKFPTITISKNT; this is encoded by the coding sequence ATGTCCCAGATCCAAGAAACCACGCTGCTGCAGGCCCTGCAACAGGTCGTCGACCCCAACACCGGTCGCGACTTCGTCTCCACGAAGCAACTCCGCCAGTTGAAGGTGCAGGGCGACGCGGTCAGCTTCGAGATCGAACTGGGCTACCCGGCCGCGAGCCAGATCGACGCGCTGCGCGCGGCGCTGGTCGAAGCCGCGCGGTCGGTGCCCGGTGTCGGCAACGTCAGCGTCGGCGTGACGACGAAGATCACCGCGCATGCTGTCCAGCGTGGCGTGCAGCTTCTGCCCGGGGTGAAGAACATCATCGCGGTCGCGTCCGGCAAGGGCGGCGTCGGCAAGAGCACGACGGCGGCCAACCTGGCGCTGGCGCTCTCCGCGGAAGGCGCGACGGTCGGTCTGCTCGATGCCGACATCTACGGTCCCAGCCTGCCCTTGATGCTGGGCATCAGCGGCCGTCCGGAGAGCACCGACGGCCAGACGATGGAGCCGCTGGAATCGCACGGCCTGCAACTGATGTCGATCGGTTTCCTGGTCGAGGACGACCAGGCGATGGTCTGGCGCGGCCCGATGGCGACGCAGGCGCTGGAACAGCTGCTGCGCCAGACGCGCTGGCGCGACCTGGACTACCTGGTGATCGACATGCCGCCGGGCACCGGCGACATCCAGCTGACCTTGTCGCAGCGTGTGCCGGTGAGCGGCTCGGTGATCGTGACGACGCCGCAGGACATCGCCCTGATCGATGCGAAGAAGGGCCTGAAGATGTTCGAGAAGGTCGGCGTGCCTATCCTGGGCATCGTCGAGAACATGGCCATCCACATCTGCAGCCACTGCGGCCATGCCGAGCACATCTTCGGCAGCGGCGGCGGCCAGCGCATGGCGGACCAGTACAGCCAGGAACTGCTCGGCTCGCTGCCGCTGGCCCTGTCGATCCGCGAGCAGGCCGACAGCGGCAAGCCGACAGTGGTGGCCGAGCCCGATGGTGTGCATGCGCAGGCCTACAAGCAGATCGCCCGCAAGATCGCCGTGAAGCTCGCTGGTCAGGCCAAGGACTACTCGTCGAAATTCCCGACGATCACCATCTCGAAAAACACCTGA
- the ybgF gene encoding tol-pal system protein YbgF has protein sequence MSMLRFPRSLSFTAIPAAKAALIGVLLALSAAGPARAALFEDDEARKAILDLRTKMQQNDEAQRARVTELQGQLETARRGLLDLSGQIEALKSDLAKMRGQNEQLARDLSDTQRKVTDQSATLDNRLRPLEPQKVSLDGKEFQADPEEKRQFDAAMGLIRRGDFNEATSAFTSFLTRFPASGFSDSVRFWLGNAQYGKRDYKGAIATFKAFVAANPDHPRAAESLLAIANCQIELKDTKSARKTLEDLQKAYPGSEAAKAAKERAAGLR, from the coding sequence ATGAGCATGCTGCGATTCCCTCGTTCCCTTTCCTTCACGGCGATCCCGGCGGCCAAGGCCGCGCTGATCGGCGTGCTGCTGGCCCTGAGCGCCGCCGGCCCCGCGCGGGCGGCGCTGTTCGAGGACGACGAGGCCCGCAAGGCCATCCTCGACCTGCGGACCAAGATGCAGCAGAACGATGAGGCGCAGCGTGCCCGTGTCACGGAACTGCAGGGCCAGCTCGAGACCGCGCGACGCGGTCTGCTGGACCTGTCCGGACAGATCGAGGCGCTGAAATCGGACCTGGCCAAGATGCGCGGCCAGAACGAACAGCTGGCGCGCGACCTGTCCGACACCCAGCGCAAGGTGACCGACCAGTCGGCCACGCTCGACAACCGGCTGCGCCCGCTGGAGCCGCAGAAGGTGTCGCTGGACGGCAAGGAATTCCAGGCCGATCCGGAAGAGAAGCGCCAGTTCGATGCCGCGATGGGCCTGATCCGCCGCGGCGACTTCAATGAGGCGACCTCCGCCTTCACGTCCTTCCTGACGCGTTTCCCGGCGAGCGGTTTCTCCGACTCGGTGCGCTTCTGGCTGGGCAACGCGCAATACGGCAAGCGCGACTACAAGGGCGCGATCGCGACCTTCAAGGCCTTCGTCGCCGCGAACCCGGACCACCCGCGCGCGGCCGAGAGCCTGCTGGCGATCGCCAACTGCCAGATCGAGCTCAAGGACACCAAGAGCGCCCGCAAGACGCTGGAAGACCTGCAGAAGGCCTATCCCGGCAGCGAGGCCGCGAAGGCCGCCAAGGAACGCGCGGCCGGACTGCGTTGA
- a CDS encoding tripartite tricarboxylate transporter substrate-binding protein, producing the protein MSPPPLPHRPPSWSSFAGRLRLSRVGDTVRPWLIATVWLVCAGLFKAALAQTPDAATDTREGSLTLVIPFSAGSGPDHVARTMARVWTERSGQAVEVRNLPDRQGYLAARQVATARPDGQVLLLTSSPLLERPARLVDDPFQPPTASVEDFTPIARVGQLPFVTVFPPGMFGRWLTPLSTPLPAPSTAAPSPASALRAAMPDPRFVSGAALADPPDRADFDALDTRDVAAWNALLAPRLPDGLAARLRADWGQVMSDPRVRLALAQSGTELWERIPQEALR; encoded by the coding sequence ATGTCCCCGCCGCCCCTCCCCCATCGCCCGCCCTCGTGGTCCTCCTTCGCAGGCCGCCTGCGTCTGTCCCGCGTGGGCGACACCGTCCGACCGTGGCTGATCGCCACCGTGTGGCTGGTGTGCGCCGGGCTCTTCAAGGCCGCGCTGGCACAGACGCCGGACGCCGCCACGGACACCCGCGAGGGGTCGTTGACGCTGGTGATCCCCTTCAGCGCCGGCAGCGGCCCGGACCACGTCGCGCGGACGATGGCGCGGGTCTGGACCGAGCGCTCGGGTCAGGCGGTCGAGGTGCGCAACCTCCCGGACCGCCAGGGTTATCTCGCTGCGCGCCAGGTGGCGACAGCGCGACCCGACGGGCAGGTCCTGCTGCTGACCAGCAGCCCCCTGCTGGAACGCCCCGCGCGCCTGGTCGACGATCCGTTCCAGCCCCCGACCGCGTCGGTGGAGGACTTCACCCCGATCGCCCGCGTCGGCCAGCTCCCGTTCGTCACCGTGTTTCCGCCGGGCATGTTCGGACGTTGGCTGACGCCCCTGTCGACCCCCTTGCCGGCACCCTCGACGGCGGCCCCGTCCCCCGCCAGCGCCCTCCGCGCCGCGATGCCCGATCCCCGTTTCGTGTCCGGCGCGGCACTGGCCGATCCGCCGGATCGCGCGGACTTCGACGCCCTCGATACACGCGACGTGGCGGCCTGGAACGCGCTGCTCGCCCCGCGACTGCCCGACGGACTCGCGGCCCGGCTGCGCGCGGACTGGGGTCAGGTCATGTCCGACCCCCGTGTGCGGCTCGCGCTCGCGCAGAGCGGCACGGAACTGTGGGAACGGATCCCCCAGGAGGCCTTGCGATGA
- the tolB gene encoding Tol-Pal system beta propeller repeat protein TolB yields MSTKTIATSSALLPAGISALTRRGLLGGMAAGLAMPALAQFRVEIAGVGATRLPIAISDFNNESATGQPLAAIIRADLERSGQFSIVPGQTGMSETSQPQFVDWRARAADALSAGSATRLADGRFDVRYRLWDVVKGSDLGSESIPVVAGDLRLAAHKIADTIYQKLTGERGVFATRLVYVNKAGPRYSLRVADADGEGEQTVLNSPEAIISPAWSPDGNEVAYVSFESRKAVVWIQDLRTGKRRKVADFRGTNSAPSYSPNGQQLVVTLSREGGSQLYLINKDGSGARRLTQTSAIDTEATFSPDGAQIYFVSDRGGAPQIYRMPAGGGNAERVTFSGNYNISPSISPDGRTMAYITRVGGGTFKLCVMDLGGGQVQQITDTTEDESPSFAPNGKLIVYATRAGGRDVLMTTTLDGKVKAKLATPGVSDIREPAWGPYGN; encoded by the coding sequence ATGAGCACCAAGACGATTGCCACCTCCTCCGCTCTTCTTCCTGCCGGCATCAGCGCGTTGACGCGCCGTGGACTGCTTGGCGGCATGGCCGCCGGGTTGGCGATGCCGGCACTCGCGCAGTTCCGGGTCGAGATCGCCGGCGTCGGCGCCACCCGGTTGCCGATCGCGATCAGCGACTTCAACAACGAATCGGCCACCGGCCAGCCGCTGGCGGCGATCATCCGCGCCGACCTGGAGCGCAGCGGCCAGTTCAGCATCGTGCCCGGCCAGACCGGCATGAGCGAGACCTCCCAACCCCAGTTCGTCGACTGGCGCGCGCGCGCCGCCGACGCGCTGTCGGCCGGTTCCGCGACGCGTCTGGCCGATGGCCGCTTCGACGTGCGCTACCGGCTCTGGGACGTCGTCAAGGGCTCGGACCTGGGCAGCGAGAGCATCCCCGTCGTCGCCGGCGACCTGCGCCTGGCGGCGCACAAGATCGCCGACACGATCTACCAGAAGCTCACCGGCGAGCGCGGCGTCTTCGCCACGCGCCTGGTCTACGTGAACAAGGCCGGCCCGCGGTATTCGCTGCGCGTCGCCGACGCGGACGGCGAGGGCGAGCAGACCGTGCTCAACAGCCCCGAGGCCATCATCTCGCCGGCCTGGTCACCCGACGGCAACGAGGTCGCCTACGTCAGCTTCGAGTCGCGCAAGGCCGTGGTCTGGATCCAGGACCTGCGCACCGGCAAGCGCCGCAAGGTCGCGGACTTCCGCGGCACCAACAGCGCGCCGTCGTACTCGCCGAACGGCCAGCAGCTGGTGGTCACGCTGTCGCGCGAAGGCGGCTCGCAGCTCTACCTGATCAACAAGGACGGCTCGGGCGCCAGGCGCCTGACGCAGACCTCCGCCATCGACACCGAGGCGACCTTCTCGCCCGACGGCGCGCAGATCTACTTCGTCAGCGACCGCGGCGGCGCGCCGCAGATCTACCGCATGCCGGCCGGCGGCGGCAACGCCGAGCGCGTCACCTTCAGCGGCAACTACAACATCAGCCCGTCCATCAGCCCCGACGGGCGCACGATGGCCTACATCACGCGGGTGGGCGGCGGCACCTTCAAGCTGTGCGTGATGGACCTCGGCGGCGGCCAGGTCCAGCAGATCACCGACACCACCGAGGACGAGAGCCCCAGCTTCGCCCCCAACGGCAAGCTGATCGTCTACGCCACGCGTGCCGGCGGCCGCGACGTCCTCATGACCACGACGCTGGACGGCAAGGTCAAGGCCAAGCTGGCCACGCCGGGGGTCTCGGACATCCGGGAACCCGCATGGGGTCCTTATGGCAACTGA
- the pal gene encoding peptidoglycan-associated lipoprotein Pal, translated as MKFEKLMLGLVAAAALSACSSTKLDEPAPVENKTPVATTPSGPQVDPNANAQRKVETVDLGAQLDAAVSNQRVVFFDFDSFVVKDEYRSLVENHAKRLNNKKALQLSLEGHADERGGREYNLALGQKRAEAVAKSLTLLGVSTGQVEAVSFGKERPADTGHNEEAWAKNRRVELRDK; from the coding sequence ATGAAATTCGAAAAACTGATGCTTGGCCTGGTGGCCGCCGCAGCCCTGTCCGCCTGCAGCTCCACCAAGCTGGATGAACCGGCCCCGGTCGAGAACAAGACCCCGGTCGCGACGACCCCGAGCGGCCCGCAGGTCGACCCGAACGCCAACGCGCAACGCAAGGTCGAGACCGTCGACCTGGGCGCCCAGCTGGACGCCGCCGTGTCCAACCAGCGCGTCGTGTTCTTCGACTTCGACAGCTTCGTCGTCAAGGACGAGTACCGCAGCCTGGTCGAGAACCACGCCAAGCGCCTGAACAACAAGAAGGCGCTGCAGCTGAGCCTGGAAGGCCACGCCGACGAGCGCGGCGGCCGCGAGTACAACCTGGCCCTGGGCCAGAAGCGTGCCGAAGCCGTCGCCAAGTCGCTGACGCTGCTGGGCGTGTCCACGGGCCAGGTCGAGGCGGTGAGCTTCGGCAAGGAACGTCCGGCCGACACCGGCCACAACGAAGAGGCGTGGGCCAAGAACCGTCGCGTCGAACTGCGCGACAAGTGA
- the rng gene encoding ribonuclease G, producing the protein MEDILINWTPQETRVAVVENGSVQELHIERTLERGLVGNVYLGKVARVLPGMQSAFIDIGLERAAFLHVADLHLNGVNPRGHHGPHGESAQAVPIERQVYEGQALTVQVIKDPIGTKGARLSTQISIAGRLLVHLPQDNHIGISQKIGSPEARDALRTRMQTLVSAGVNDGNTGGFILRTNAEEASDEEIGADIGYLRKTWNSIREKSLTLPPGSLLFQDLSLVERVLRDLASDRTNSIRIDAKLQYDVVREFGETYMPTATAKLELYRGERPIFDLNNIDAEIARALARRVDLKSGGYLIIDQTEAMTTIDVNTGGFVGARNFDDTIFKTNLEAAGAIARQLRLRNLGGIIIVDFIDMTREEHKTAVLQEFRKQLSRDRTKVTIGGFTQLGLVELTRKRTRESLARMLCEPCPTCEARGQVKTARSICYEILREILRESRQFNPKEFRVVAAANVVEMLLDEENQHLAGLSDFIGKPISLTAEPTNQTEHYDIVLM; encoded by the coding sequence ATGGAAGACATCCTGATCAACTGGACCCCGCAGGAGACGCGGGTGGCTGTGGTCGAGAACGGGTCCGTGCAGGAACTGCACATCGAACGGACGCTGGAGCGGGGCCTCGTCGGCAACGTCTATCTCGGCAAGGTCGCGCGGGTGCTGCCGGGCATGCAGTCCGCGTTCATCGACATCGGACTGGAGCGGGCGGCCTTCCTGCACGTCGCCGACCTGCACCTGAACGGCGTGAACCCCCGCGGCCATCACGGCCCGCACGGGGAATCCGCCCAGGCCGTCCCGATCGAGCGCCAGGTCTACGAGGGCCAGGCCCTGACCGTGCAGGTCATCAAGGACCCCATCGGCACCAAGGGCGCGCGGCTGTCGACGCAGATCTCGATCGCCGGGCGTCTGCTCGTGCACCTGCCGCAGGACAACCACATCGGCATCTCGCAGAAGATCGGTTCACCCGAGGCGAGAGACGCGCTGCGCACGCGCATGCAGACGCTGGTGTCGGCGGGCGTCAATGACGGCAACACGGGCGGCTTCATCCTGCGGACCAATGCCGAGGAAGCGAGCGACGAGGAAATCGGCGCCGACATCGGCTACCTGCGCAAGACCTGGAACTCGATCCGCGAGAAGTCCCTGACCCTGCCGCCCGGCAGCCTGCTGTTCCAGGACCTCAGCCTGGTCGAGCGCGTGCTGCGTGACCTGGCCAGCGACCGGACCAACTCGATCCGGATCGACGCCAAGCTGCAGTACGACGTGGTGCGCGAGTTCGGCGAGACCTACATGCCGACGGCGACCGCCAAGCTGGAGCTGTACCGGGGCGAGCGTCCGATCTTCGACCTGAACAACATCGACGCCGAGATCGCCCGCGCGCTGGCGCGGCGCGTGGACCTGAAGTCGGGCGGCTACCTGATCATCGACCAGACCGAGGCGATGACGACCATCGACGTCAACACCGGCGGTTTCGTGGGCGCCCGCAACTTCGACGACACGATCTTCAAGACCAACCTGGAGGCGGCCGGCGCCATCGCGCGCCAGCTGCGCTTGCGCAACCTGGGCGGGATCATCATCGTCGACTTCATCGACATGACCCGCGAGGAACACAAGACCGCGGTGCTGCAGGAGTTCCGCAAGCAACTCAGCCGTGACCGCACCAAGGTCACCATCGGCGGTTTCACGCAGCTGGGGCTGGTGGAGCTGACGCGCAAGCGCACGCGCGAGTCGCTGGCCCGCATGCTCTGCGAGCCGTGCCCGACCTGCGAGGCCCGCGGCCAGGTCAAGACCGCGCGCAGCATCTGCTACGAGATCCTGCGGGAGATCCTGCGTGAGTCGAGGCAGTTCAATCCGAAGGAATTCCGCGTGGTCGCGGCCGCCAACGTCGTCGAGATGCTGCTCGACGAGGAGAACCAGCACCTGGCCGGGCTGTCCGATTTCATCGGCAAGCCGATCTCGCTGACCGCCGAGCCGACGAACCAGACCGAGCACTACGACATCGTGCTGATGTAG
- a CDS encoding ThiF family adenylyltransferase, which yields MSLETGHGPLDLEADAERRFGGLRRLHGERDYARLRAARFCVVGLGGVGSWVVEALARMGVARLVLVDLDHVAESNINRQVQALGSTLGMAKAEALKQRIADIHPGCEVVTIEDFVDDKNWPSLLGDVQVDGIVDACDQVRAKAQIAAWARALKLPQICIGAAGGKHRPQDVEILDLSETTHDPLLANLRQRLRKFHAAPRQGAMGVTCVFSREPVTRPEGVDACDLDGNLNCHGYGSSVAVTAGFGMVGAAELVKRYLKALARPQKTVL from the coding sequence TTGAGTCTGGAGACCGGGCACGGCCCCCTCGATCTGGAAGCGGACGCGGAGCGCCGCTTCGGCGGTCTGCGTCGTCTGCATGGCGAGCGCGACTACGCGCGTCTGCGCGCGGCGCGTTTCTGCGTCGTCGGACTGGGCGGCGTCGGCTCCTGGGTCGTCGAAGCGCTGGCGCGCATGGGCGTCGCGCGGCTGGTGCTGGTCGACCTCGACCACGTCGCCGAATCCAACATCAACCGCCAGGTGCAGGCGCTCGGCAGCACGCTGGGCATGGCCAAGGCGGAAGCGCTCAAGCAGCGCATCGCCGACATCCACCCGGGCTGCGAAGTCGTCACCATCGAGGACTTCGTCGATGACAAGAACTGGCCCTCGCTGCTGGGCGACGTGCAGGTCGACGGCATCGTCGACGCCTGCGACCAGGTCCGCGCGAAGGCGCAGATCGCCGCGTGGGCGAGGGCGCTCAAGCTCCCCCAGATCTGCATCGGCGCCGCCGGCGGCAAGCACCGTCCGCAGGACGTCGAGATCCTCGACCTCTCCGAAACCACCCATGATCCGCTGCTGGCCAACCTGCGCCAGCGGCTGCGCAAGTTCCACGCCGCACCGCGCCAGGGCGCGATGGGCGTGACCTGCGTGTTCTCGCGGGAACCGGTCACCCGGCCGGAAGGCGTCGATGCCTGCGACCTGGATGGCAACCTGAATTGCCACGGCTATGGATCGAGCGTGGCGGTGACCGCCGGCTTCGGCATGGTCGGCGCGGCGGAGCTGGTGAAACGGTATCTGAAGGCGCTTGCGCGACCTCAAAAAACCGTCCTATAA